Below is a genomic region from Streptomyces ferrugineus.
GGCGTTGTTGTCGCCGTGCACCCCGCCGATGTACGCCGTCACGTCGAGGTTGATGATGTCGCCGTCGCGCAGCACCGTGGAGTCCGGGATGCCGTGGCAGATGACCTCGTTGACGCTGGTGCACAGCGACTTGGGGAAGTTGCGGTAGCCGAGCGTCGAGGGGTAGGCGCCGTGGTCGCACATGTACTCGTGCGCCACCCTGTCCAGCTCGTCGGTCGTCACGCCGGGCGCGATCAGCTTCGCCGCCTCGGCCATCGCCCGCGCGGCGATCCGCCCGGCGACCCGCATCGCCTCGACGGTCTCGGGGGTCTGCACCTCCGGACCCGAGTACGGGGTCGGCGCGGGCTTGCCGACGTACTCGGGACGGCGGATGTTTCCGGGTACGGAACGGGTGGGAGACAGCTCCCCTGGTACGAGCAGCGACTGGCCAGACATGCAGCGAGTCTAAGACAGCGGCCATGGGGGACCATGACCGTGGCGATCTCAGTGGCGATCCCATGTGAAAGGAGCCGGTCATGGCCCTGTTCAAGAAGCGCACGGTCGGCAAACCGGGCGAGTGGTACTACTGCCTCGTCCACAAGAAGGTCGAGGAGGGCCCGGAGTGCCCGGCCAAGGACCGCTTCGGGCCGTACGCCAGCCGCGAGGAGGCCCAGCACGCGATGGACCTGGCACGCGAACGCAACCTGGAGTGGGAAACCGACCCGAGGTGGCACGACGCCCCGACCGGACCGGCGGACGAGGACTAGGGCCCGGCGGGTCAGCCCTCCGCCGGGGCCGGAGCCGGTGTGGTTGCCGATGTCGCGCGCTGCTCGCGCAGTCGTACCGCGTGCTCGTTGGTGCGGGCGTCGTACGTCATCAGCTTCGGCAGGCACAGCGCCAGCAGCCCCACCGCGCCCACGCACAGCAGCCCGCCCGACCAGACGGCGGTGCGCACCCCGCGCCAGGCCGCGATGCCGCCCATGTAGGTCTGGCCGAGCTGTGGGCCCACCGAGTACGACAGCAGCTCGATCCCGGCGAGCCGGCCGCGCAGCTCGTCCGGGATCGTCTGGTTCCACATCACGCCGCGGAAGATGCCGCTGACCATGTCGGCGGCGCCGCCCAGGGTCAGGAACAGCAGCACCAGCCAGACGTTCCCGGAGACACCGGCGGCCGCGACCGCCACGCCCCACAGCGCGGCCGCCAGCACGACGACCCGCCCGTGCCGGTACACCCGTGAGGTCCAGCCGCTGGTCAGGCTCACCAGCATCGCCCCGGCCGGGACGGACGCGTACATCAGACCGAGCGACCAGGGGGCGTTCAACTCGTCCGCGAGGAAGGGCAGTACGGCCAGCGGCAGCGCGAAGAGCATCGCCGCGATGTCGATGACGTACGTGCCGAGGAGCTCCTTGCGGCTCCAGGCGTAGCGCGCGCCCTCGGCGATGGCCTTCAACGACGGCTTCGCGGCCTCGTGCGAGGCGGGGGAGGGGGCGAGCCCGATCACGAACAGGACGGAGACGACGAAGGTCACGAGATCCGCGCCGTACGCCCAGCCGAGCCCCGCGTACGCCACCACCACACCGGCCAGGGCGGGGCCCGCGACCCCGCCGACCTGCCAGCGCAGGGCGTTGAGGGCGGCGGCCGCCGGGAGGTGGTCGTGGGCGACGATCCGGGGCAACAGGGCGTCCAGGGCGGGACGCTGGACCGAGACCAGCGCGGAGGACAGGGCGGCGACGACGTACAGCGGCCAGATCGCCGGAACCGGAAGCAGGGCGTTGAGCAGCAGGACGGCGCTCAGCAGGCCCTGCCCGGCCTCCGTCCACACGATCAGCTTCCGCTTGTCGAGCGCGTCGGCGAGCGCGCCCCCGTACAGCCCGAACACCACCAGCGGCACCAGCTCCACGGCCCCGATCGCCCCGACCGCCGCGGCGGACCCGGTCAGCTCCTTGATCTGCACGGGCAGCGCGACGAACGTCAGAAAACTCCCGAAGGACGAGACCAGCCCCGCCAGCCACAACTTCCGGAAGTCGGCGGAGGCCCGCCAGGGGGTGAGGTCGGGCAGTACGGCCCGGAGCCGGGAGGGGGTGGGGGAGTCGTCGGTCACGAAGGGCCATGCTCGAAGGGCGCGGTACCGGAGGCAACCGGTTTTGCGGCCCGGTGGCCGGTGGGCGCCCTACCAGCGCGGCGGTGGCGGTGCCGTCAGCGACTCCGCCAGGCGCGACAGACGGTCCCGCAGGCGGCTGCGTCCCCGCGCGGAGGGCACCGCGTTCTCGCCGGCCGCCGCGCTCACCAGGTGCTGCACCGTGTCCAGGTCCAGCTCCGCGCCCTCCGGCACGACCAGCCGCTCGTGGGCCATCGCCGTCAGCTCGCCCTCGCCGCTGCCGAGCGCCAGCACCGTCGCCCCGGCCCGCCGCACGTCGTGCACCCGTTCCAGCAGCGGCGCCCCCGGCCGGTCCGGCGACACCACCAGCAGCGTCTCCCCGCGCCGCGCCGCCGCCAGCCGCCCCAGGCCCACCGCCAGATGCGCCGGATCCGAGGCGCGCGCGTCATGCCGGACGAGGGTCGGGGCCAGCTCCGGCGTCCCCGACCACGCGGCCTCGTCCACCAGGTGCGCCGCCAGATGCCACGGCTCGTACTCCCGCGTCCCGACCAGCAGCAACCCGCCCCCGTGCGCCACCGCCGACGCCCGCAGCGCCCCCGCGAACCGCCGGGTCGCCCCCAGCCACTCGGTTCCGGCGAGCACTTCGCGCAGCAACGCGACACGTACGGCATCCATGCGGCCGCATCCTGCCGCAACCGACCACTCGTGACCCGGAGTTCACCACGAATTCGCCCAACCTGGGCAGAGGCCTTCGTTATCCCGCGCAACCACCCGCCATGTGCTACCCGCCATGTGCTACCCGCTGAGTGATATCCGCTGCGTGATACCGGCCATCCGAGGAGCCCCTCATGACAGAGACCAGCGTCCCGTTCCGCGCCGGCCGCGAGGGCTACGCGAGCTTCCGCATCCCGGCCGTCGTCGCCACCGCCGCCGGCACCCTCCTCGCCTTCTGCGAGGGCCGGGTCGACTCCGCCGCCGACCACGGGCACATCGACATCGTGCTGAAGCGCTCGACGGACGGCGGCCGCACCTGGGGACCCCTCGAGGTGGCCGCCGACAACAACTGGCACCTCGCCGGCAACCCCGCCCCCGTCGTCCTCGACACCGGCCGCATCCTGCTCGTCTACCTCCGCAACCACGCCGACGCCACCGAGGACGGCATCCTGCGCGGCGAGGTCTCCGACGCCGACGGCCGCCGGATCTGGGTGCGGTACAGCGACGACGACGGTGTCACCTGGTCCACCTCGAAGGAGATCACCGCGCAGGTGAAGCGGCCGGGATGGCGGTGGTACGCCACCACCCCCGGCCACGCCATCCAGCTCGGCACCGGCCGGGTCGTCGTCCCCGCCAACCACACCATCCCGCCCACCGGCGCCGACATCGGCACCGAGGCCCGGTACAACAGCGGCCACTGCCTGCTCAGCGACGACCGGGGCGAGACCTGGCGCATCGGCTACGTCGACGAGAACACCGACGGCTACATCAACGTCAACGAGACCACCGCCGCCGAACTCCCCGACGGCCGCGTCTACTTCAACACCCGCAACGACTCCATGTCCCCCGGCAACCGCGCCGACGCGTACTCCGAGGACGGCGGCGAGACCCTGGTGAAGCCCTTCCGCCCGCAGGCGGGCCTCATCGCCCCCGTCTGCGAGGCCAGTGTCCTGCACCTCCGTGACCCCGACGTCCTGCTCTACTCCGGCCCCGCCGACCCCGCCGCCCGCGCCCTGATGGCCATCCGCGCCTCCACCGACGGCGGCGTCACCTGGCGCTCGGCGCACACGGCGGACGGGCTGCCCGCCGCGTACTCGGACCTCGTACGGATCGACGCCGACACGGTCGGACTCCTGTACGAGACCGGCGACTTCGGCCCGTACGAGACCCTCACCTTCCGGCGGGTGCCCGTGACGGAGCTCACCTGACCCGTCGGGGTGCGTGGGGCGGACGTAAAGTCGGCCCATGACCTCTACCGACAGTGCACAGCAGCCCACCGACGCCCCCGCGAAGGCCCCGGCCAAGGACCCCTGGGATCTCCCGGACGTCTCGGGGCTCGTCGTCGGCGTGCTCGGCGGGACCGGACCGCAGGGCAAAGGCCTCGCCTACCGGCTCGCCCGGGCCGGCCAGAAGGTGATCATCGGCTCGCGGGCCGCCGAGCGCGCGCAGGCCGCCGCCGACGAGCTCGGGCACGGTATCGAGGGCCACGACAACGCCGAGACCGCCCGCCGCAGCGACCTCGTGATCGTCGCCGTGCCGTGGGAGGGCCACGGCAAGACCCTCGAATCCCTGCGCGAGGAGCTGGCCGGCAAGCTGGTCGTCGACTGCGTCAACCCGCTCGGCTTCGACAAGAAGGGCGCCTACGCGCTCAAGCCGCAGGAGGGCAGCGCCGCCGAGCAGGCCGCCGCCCTGCTGCCGGACTCCCGGGTGACGGCGGCCTTCCACCATCTGTCGGCGGTGCTGCTGCAGGACCCGGAGATCGCGGAGATCGACACCGATGTGATGGTGCTCGGCGAGGTGCGGGCGGACGTGGAGATCGTCCAGGCGCTGGCCGGCCGTATCCCCGGCATGCGCGGCGTCTTCGCGGGGCGGCTGCGCAACGCCCACCAGGTGGAGTCGCTGGTCGCGAACCTGATCTCGGTGAACCGCCGCTACAAGGCACACGCGGGGCTCCGCGTCACGGACGTATGAGGCGATGGGGGACACTGGTCGCGTAGCAGTGTCCCCCGAAGGAGCCGAGTGAAATGCCCCGCCTTGGTGTCTATGCCCTGATCGTCTGTGTGCTCGCCGTGGCCGCGGCCGTGGTCTCCTTCGCGCGGGGCAGCTGGCTCGGGATCGTGTGGGTGCTGCTGGCGGGGCTGTCGTCGAACATGACGTGGTACTACGTCAAGCGGGCCAGGGACGCCCGGCGGGACTCGGTCACGGGCTGATCGAGCAGACCTCGTTGGCGTCCCGCCAGAAGCGGAACATGTCGTAGCCGCAGTACGTGTCCAAGTCGCTGATGCCCAGCCCCCGCAGCACGGCGTCGATCATGTCGAAGAACACACCGTTGACCTCCGGCACCCACAGCAGCGCGAACACGAACAGCAGGCCGAACGGGGCGAACGGCTCCACCTGGCGCCTGATGCCGTGCGACAGCCAGGGCTCGACCACGCCGTAGCCGTCCAGGCCCGGGACCGGCAGGAAGTTCAGGATCGCGGCCGTGACCTGGAGCAGCGCGAGGAAGGCGAGCGCGAACCGGAAGTCCCGGGGGACACCGTCCAGCGCGTCCAGCCAGAACGGCGCGGTGCACACGACGGCGAAGAGGACGTTCGTCAGCGGGCCCGCCGCCGAGATCAGACTGTGCCGCCAGCGCCCCCGGATCCGCCCGCGCTCGATGAAGACGGCACCGCCGGGAAGACCGATGCCGCCCATGATCACGAAGATCACCGGGAGCACGATGCTGAGCAGCGCGTGCGTGTACTTCAGCGGATTGAGGGTGAGATAGCCCTTCGCGCCGATCGAGATGTCACCGCTGTGCAGGGCGGTACGCGCGTGTGCGTACTCGTGCAGACACAGCGACACGATCCACGCGGCCGTCACGAACAGGAACACCGCCAGCCCGGGCTGCTCGGCGAACCCGCTCCAGGTGGCCCAGCCCGTCACCGCCATGACGGCCAGAATCCCGAGGAAGACGGGGCTGATCCGCCGCTCGCTGCGGCGGCTGAGGGCGGTCGTCATGAGGACGGGCTCCTGTGGGGACGGGACGGGAAGGACCTGCCCGACCGTACCGGGCGTACGGGGAAAACGTCTCGCGGTGGGGTGGTGGTTCCGGGGAGGGTGGGGTCATGGGCCCCGGCAGGGGCGCTCGGCCGCCTCGGCGCGGCCCGCGCCCCGCCGAGCCCCCCAACCCTGTGACCGCCCCGACTCCACCAGAGACAATGGATCCCGTGCGCTATCGCATCCTCGGCACCACCCAGGTACTACGCCCCGACGGCCGCCCCGTTCCGGTCGGCGGGGCGCGGCTTCGCGCACTGCTGACCGTGTTGGCGCTGCGGGGTGGGCGGACCGTCACCGTGGGGCTGCTGGTCGACGAGGTGTGGGGCGCGCAGCCGCCCACCGACGCCACGGGCGCGCTGCAGGCGCTCGTCGGACGGCTGCGGCGGGTCCTCGGGGCGGACGCGATCCTCTCGACGGAGGGCGGCTACCGGCTCGCCGCCGCGCCCGACGAGATCGACCTGCACCGGTTCGAGCGGCTCGTCGGCGAGGGCACACGCGCGCTGGCCGACGGCGACCCCGCCAAGGCGGCCGGCATCCTCGACGACGCCCTCGCCCTGTGGCGCGGCCCCGCCCTCGTCGACCTCCCCGACCGCACCGCCGAGGCGGCCCGCCAGGAGACCCGCCGCCTCGACGCCCTGCGCGCCCGGCACGCCGCCGCCCTCGCCCTCGGCCACGCCGAGCAGTCCCTGCCCGAGCTGACCGCCCTGTGCGACACCCACCCGCTCGACGAACCCCTCCAGGCCCTGCGCCTGCGCGCCCTGCGCGACGCGGGCCGTACCGCGGAGGCACTGGCCGCCTACGAGGACGTACGCCACCTCCTGGCGGACCGGCTCGGCTCGGACCCGGGTCCGGAACTGCGGGCCCTGCACGGGGAGTTGCTCCGGCCGACGCAGGAGGCGTACCGCGCCGGCCACGACACCGCGACCGAGGCGGAGGCCCGCCGTCCGAGGCCCGCGCCCACGTCACCCCCGCCCACCGGCAACCTCCGCGCCCGCCTCACCTCCTTCGTCGGCCGGGAGAGCGACATCGATGCCATTCGCGGTGACCTCGCCACCGCCCGGCTCGTCACCCTGCTGGGCCCCGGCGGCGCCGGGAAGACGCGGCTGTCGCAGGAGGCCGCCGAGACCGCGCGGGACGTGGCGCCGGACGGGGTGTGGCTGGCCGAGCTCGCGCCGGTCGACGACCCGGAGGCGGTACCGGAGGCCGTGCTCACCG
It encodes:
- the map gene encoding type I methionyl aminopeptidase, whose translation is MSGQSLLVPGELSPTRSVPGNIRRPEYVGKPAPTPYSGPEVQTPETVEAMRVAGRIAARAMAEAAKLIAPGVTTDELDRVAHEYMCDHGAYPSTLGYRNFPKSLCTSVNEVICHGIPDSTVLRDGDIINLDVTAYIGGVHGDNNATYLVGDVDEESRLLVERTRESLNRAIKAVKPGRQINVIGRVIESYAKRFGYGVVRDFTGHGINSSFHSGLIIPHYDSPHATTVIQPGMTFTIEPMLTLGTHEYDMWDDGWTVVTKDRKRTAQFEHTLVVTETGAEILTLP
- a CDS encoding MFS transporter; this translates as MTDDSPTPSRLRAVLPDLTPWRASADFRKLWLAGLVSSFGSFLTFVALPVQIKELTGSAAAVGAIGAVELVPLVVFGLYGGALADALDKRKLIVWTEAGQGLLSAVLLLNALLPVPAIWPLYVVAALSSALVSVQRPALDALLPRIVAHDHLPAAAALNALRWQVGGVAGPALAGVVVAYAGLGWAYGADLVTFVVSVLFVIGLAPSPASHEAAKPSLKAIAEGARYAWSRKELLGTYVIDIAAMLFALPLAVLPFLADELNAPWSLGLMYASVPAGAMLVSLTSGWTSRVYRHGRVVVLAAALWGVAVAAAGVSGNVWLVLLFLTLGGAADMVSGIFRGVMWNQTIPDELRGRLAGIELLSYSVGPQLGQTYMGGIAAWRGVRTAVWSGGLLCVGAVGLLALCLPKLMTYDARTNEHAVRLREQRATSATTPAPAPAEG
- a CDS encoding sialidase family protein; the protein is MTETSVPFRAGREGYASFRIPAVVATAAGTLLAFCEGRVDSAADHGHIDIVLKRSTDGGRTWGPLEVAADNNWHLAGNPAPVVLDTGRILLVYLRNHADATEDGILRGEVSDADGRRIWVRYSDDDGVTWSTSKEITAQVKRPGWRWYATTPGHAIQLGTGRVVVPANHTIPPTGADIGTEARYNSGHCLLSDDRGETWRIGYVDENTDGYINVNETTAAELPDGRVYFNTRNDSMSPGNRADAYSEDGGETLVKPFRPQAGLIAPVCEASVLHLRDPDVLLYSGPADPAARALMAIRASTDGGVTWRSAHTADGLPAAYSDLVRIDADTVGLLYETGDFGPYETLTFRRVPVTELT
- the npdG gene encoding NADPH-dependent F420 reductase, producing MTSTDSAQQPTDAPAKAPAKDPWDLPDVSGLVVGVLGGTGPQGKGLAYRLARAGQKVIIGSRAAERAQAAADELGHGIEGHDNAETARRSDLVIVAVPWEGHGKTLESLREELAGKLVVDCVNPLGFDKKGAYALKPQEGSAAEQAAALLPDSRVTAAFHHLSAVLLQDPEIAEIDTDVMVLGEVRADVEIVQALAGRIPGMRGVFAGRLRNAHQVESLVANLISVNRRYKAHAGLRVTDV
- a CDS encoding site-2 protease family protein yields the protein MTTALSRRSERRISPVFLGILAVMAVTGWATWSGFAEQPGLAVFLFVTAAWIVSLCLHEYAHARTALHSGDISIGAKGYLTLNPLKYTHALLSIVLPVIFVIMGGIGLPGGAVFIERGRIRGRWRHSLISAAGPLTNVLFAVVCTAPFWLDALDGVPRDFRFALAFLALLQVTAAILNFLPVPGLDGYGVVEPWLSHGIRRQVEPFAPFGLLFVFALLWVPEVNGVFFDMIDAVLRGLGISDLDTYCGYDMFRFWRDANEVCSISP